Proteins from a single region of Ochotona princeps isolate mOchPri1 chromosome 27, mOchPri1.hap1, whole genome shotgun sequence:
- the SLC6A12 gene encoding sodium- and chloride-dependent betaine transporter isoform X3, which produces MLVILLIRGVTLPGAYQGIIYYLKPDLLRLKDPQVWMDAGTQIFFSFAICQGCLTALGSYNKFHNNCYRDSIALCFLNSATSFVAGFVVFSILGFMSQEQGVPISEVAESGPGLAFIAFPKAVTMMPLSQLWSCLFFIMLIFLGLDSQFVCMECLVTASMDMFPGQLRKNGRRELLILAISVVCYLIGLLLVTEGGMYVFQLFDYYACSGICLLFLSVFEVVCISWVYGADRFYDNIEDMIGYRPWPLVKISWLFLTPGLCLATFLFSLSKYTPLQYNNVYVYPAWGYSIGWFLAFSSMACVPLSIIITLLKTQGSCKKRLRQLITPDSSLPQPAQLCLDGGSGQGCRPSPAKDGLITGVKETRL; this is translated from the exons GTGTGGATGGACGCAGGCACTCAAATCTTCTTCTCCTTTGCCATCTGCCAGGGCTGCCTGACGGCCCTGGGAAGCTACAACAAGTTCCACAACAACTGCTACCG GGACTCCATCGCCCTCTGCTTCCTGAACAGCGCCACCAGCTTTGTGGCCGGCTTTGTTGTCTTCTCCATCCTGGGCTTCATGTCCCAGGAGCAGGGGGTGCCCATTTCCGAAGTGGCTGAATCAG GTCCTGGCCTGGCCTTCATCGCATTCCCCAAGGCCGTGACCATGATGCCCTTGTCTCAGCTGTGGTCCTGTTTGTTCTTCATCATGCTTATATTCCTCGGGCTGGATAGCCAG TTTGTCTGCATGGAGTGCCTGGTGACAGCCTCCATGGACATGTTCCCCGGGCAGTTGCGCAAGAACGGGAGGCGTGAACTCCTCATCCTGGCTATCAGTGTGGTGTGTTACCTGATAGGGCTCCTGCTTGTCACCGAG GGCGGGATGTATGTCTTCCAGCTGTTCGATTATTATGCCTGCAGTGGCATATGCCTGCTCTTCCTCTCAGTGTTCGAGGTCGTGTGCATCAGCTGGGTGTACG GGGCAGACCGTTTCTATGACAACATCGAGGACATGATTGGCTACCGGCCGTGGCCCCTGGTGAAGATCTCCTGGCTCTTCCTAACCCCTGGGCTCTGCCTG gCCACGTTCCTCTTCTCCCTCAGCAAGTATACCCCTCTTCAGTATAACAATGTCTATGTGTACCCCGCCTGGGGTTACTCCATTGGCTGGTTCTTGGCGTTCTCCTCCATGGCCTGTGTCCCACTCTCCATCATCATCACCCTCCTCAAGACCCAGGGCTCCTGCAAGAAG CGCCTTCGACAGCTCATCACCCCTGACtccagcctgccacagccagcaCAGCTGTGTCTGGACGGTGGCAGCGGCCAGGGCTGCAGACCGTCCCCAGCGAAGGATGGACTGATCACTGGTGTGAAGGAGACTCGCTTGTAG